A part of Apostichopus japonicus isolate 1M-3 chromosome 10, ASM3797524v1, whole genome shotgun sequence genomic DNA contains:
- the LOC139975400 gene encoding uncharacterized protein isoform X5 encodes MAYQQNTYDYYSQYPTTQASSYSTYSDPSQSYPSENAYSTTSSGQDVASYQGQVYAGTDTNSTDYTSTSSANQGSYPYQSYSYASSYDNANVAGQSNYTDTQTSAPGVTYGSYSDYSQSNTSSSSVAQPTDNTQSQYYTPSQNQSQGQYYAGYTSTTTTTTTETNQPSNVAQYTQYVPHDSGGYENINKPPDQTSYSYNKTNETNNAGPNFNSHLQTQDWSKPNQGQGTSLGQSSAYSNAAPQNAYVSTQPQANAEHQQTDQSYYYNYNQTSTSGDGYNQGAAQISSQSDAYKPTQTQDYGSQSIYGSRPGDGFTQPNRSYVRNDQRSANVNQTYQAPSHTDWNTGNIASNQPTVSQFSSQSGSSWNSKNNQSNSPGSRSVSQYSQKGREHRNQFGQKSQNTAGSANSKFSAKGGYSPGIPSTETRTVPGDSRRQVDFRDKREPWHSQEIQQRGNGSKLSNLRPIMPSSYPSGANSKAQPVTNTRPEQTHLKQKSFNSSTGNHTNKVGKGDIGSDNKNARTQNYSSQSTGNIGKNLPQKLNKTQIGQGVKQVSAGQDKMGPKGPGPSSPRGLGPISSARSGHRSKRGHDQSQPMQHDKVAPCGPGPFSPRFPAAMPPRGPRHMQQRGNNWMPPRGPDHMMLTGPGPRQAGPFNMAPRGPPVRPHRGPVPMPPRVPLSMPPRGPGGMHSPKVGPPPHKRQHSMEGGGKFDKWSRRDPSPSPVQMGRPPFGPMAPHDNRFRFRTPNEGEMFGPRFRGHPNESFPGGPRGLRPRMPFRNRPPVPWGRAPPGFPPRPRGPHWQDVPDLGPQSPPPMLGHPRKRRRSSGSPHRGEPRPLMAVRPTNVPRDGPTLFDPRGHQSQPFHPESFRDLQPPKLPNKMSIPQFLGTKSGTFGKYLTEIKRKLKIEQHKSEAKIDAKKSQDVKFLCDVCQVGFTTKEEESEHRNQHKQCDVEGCRFEGISKVLEIHKQQAHQPNIPAVKWSRDTDDVKAWLEERKRNFPTNANITAKKAVEEDKERVGAVLVTKEFGKMRGKKKKIVQTTEGGNEETKEDETTEENEVKEQEAEEGEKEAMATSDEEGTSNDKTDEKGDVEMENTEQKEVEKTKIEGAVEEKEEENMTVDEDLTESDDKEVATENISDDKQDITDLTESSDKEIATDNKSGDKKNISDLTESSDKEVATENKSGDQEDNADLTESDDKEGATENKTGDKQDITVTKEVVFQRVKKEVVRRFKSGKGSKRDAWRNSRPIKKGVPAPGGRQSKVTLLEMLLAPEMRHERNLVLQCVRHTVNNDFFEPKEVAETKDVGSKNESIPPVTKETTASDEEQNVEIGTRAREEEEQDEGGKVDKGMSSSKLKDEDMNEADQIEDMACEEDGKVHQEEVEMRVLTDESVKDEANKSQMVGDGEGDASCSTGTIDLSVGVSDPKEKTLLIGEEKETSDLGDEEMMVDNHDDHDKERDAVSEKLQLGTDEDIDASSGKDKVAAKLMEDKFVVVEDMDDSEEVGMPAEQKMETSEGQQEWKITEEVAASVDDDEDDDDDQGGIGAGIEEGTQEGTTQGGSEMSTIEVIKEIGDPENVEADTYKQKVDVEEQFEVRDEDMIRADDKIRVQGDAKEEVAKGTENSEEDEAQKECLTSETGDDLTNKSDGSNMKAADEEEQAVVDEDTEIDETVKKDEQKSKEEDEGMPTGEVEVQLEEEEKGKQEETTEEIDKSQEQDVDSGVKPKRTSMRRSSRRKR; translated from the exons ATGGCGTACCAACAGAACACCTACGACTATTACTCTCAATATCCTACAACACAGGCTTCTTCGTATTCTACGTATAGCGACCCATCGCAGAGTTATCCATCCGAAAATGCTTACTCTACGACCAGCAGCGGGCAAGACGTTGCGTCCTATCAAGGCCAAGTGTACGCAGGAACCGATACCAATAGTACGGACTATACAAGTACCAGTAGCGCGAATCAAGGATCATATCCATATCAGTCGTATTCATATGCCTCCTCGTATGATAATGCCAATGTTGCAGGGCAATCTAATTACACTGACACTCAGACATCTGCCCCTGGAGTAACATATGGGTCTTATTCAGACTATTCACAGTCAAACACGTCAAGCTCCAGTGTAGCTCAGCCTACTGACAACACTCAGAGTCAATATTACACACCGTCGCAGAACCAGTCCCAAGGACAGTATTATGCAGGATACACGAGCACGACTACAACCACCACAACAGAAACTAACCAACCTTCCAACGTGGCACAGTATACGCAGTACGTACCCCATGATAGTGGAGgctatgaaaatataaataagcCCCCAGATCAAACTTCTTACAGCTATAACAAGACAAATGAAACTAATAATGCAGGGCCTAACTTTAATTCTCATCTACAGACACAGGATTGGAGTAAGCCTAATCAGGGACAGGGAACAAGTCTGGGTCAGAGCTCAGCATATAGTAATGCAGCTCCTCAAAATGCATATGTGTCCACCCAACCGCAAGCGAATGCTGAGCATCAGCaaacagatcaaagttattaCTATAACTACAACCAAACTTCAACCAGTGGAGATGGATATAATCAGGGAGCAGCTCAAATTTCATCACAAAGTGATGCATACAAGCCAACTCAAACGCAGGATTATGGAAGCCAAAGCATATATGGTTCTAGGCCAGGTGATGGTTTTACTCAACCAAATAGATCTTACGTTAGAAATGACCAAAGATCAGCTAATGTTAATCAGACGTATCAAGCACCTTCACACACTGATTGGAACACTGGAAACATTGCAAGCAACCAACCTACAGTGAGTCAGTTTTCGAGTCAGTCTGGCTCTAGCTGGAACTCTAAGAACAATCAAAGTAACTCTCCAGGGAGTCGGTCTGTTAGTCAGTACAGCCAGAAAGGTAGAGAACATAGAAACCAGTTTGGTCAAAAGTCACAAAACACAGCTGGTTCTGCAAACAGCAAGTTTTCTGCAAAAGGAGGATATTCGCCAGGAATACCATCAACAGAGACTAGAACAGTTCCTGGGGATAGTAGAAGACAAGTGGACTTTAGAGATAAAAGAGAACCATGGCATTCCCAGGAAATTCAGCAAAGAGGGAATGGTAGTAAATTGTCTAACTTACGCCCCATCATGCCATCTTCATATCCTTCTGGGGCCAATTCAAAAGCGCAACCTGTGACAAATACTAGACCAGAGCAGACCCATCTGAAACAAAAGTCTTTCAATTCTAGTACAGGCAATCACACCAATAAAGTGGGTAAAGGAGACATTGGTTCTGATAACAAAAATGCTAGAACACAAAACTATTCTAGTCAAAGCACAGGAAACATTGGAAAGAACTTGCCTCAAAAGTTAAACAAAACCCAGATAGGACAAGGTGTGAAGCAGGTCAGTGCTGGACAAGACAAAATGGGTCCTAAAGGACCAGGGCCATCATCACCTAGGGGATTAGGACCAATATCCTCTGCAAGATCAGGTCATAGGTCAAAGAGAGGCCATGATCAATCACAACCTATGCAGCATGATAAAGTGGCACCTTGTGGGCCAGGTCCATTTTCACCTAGATTTCCTGCAGCTATGCCACCAAGAGGACCACGTCACATGCAGCAAAGAGGCAATAATTGGATGCCACCAAGAGGACCAGACCATATGATGCTAACAGGTCCTGGCCCCAGGCAAGCAGGGCCATTTAATATGGCACCTCGAGGCCCACCTGTAAGACCACACAGAGGGCCTGTTCCAATGCCACCAAGAGTACCACTTTCTATGCCTCCAAGAGGCCCTGGTGGCATGCATTCCCCTAAGGTAGGGCCTCCACCACACAAAAGACAGCATTCTATGGAGGGAGGTGGGAAATTTGACAAATGGTCACGGAGAGATCCCAGCCCATCACCAGTGCAAATGGGTAGACCTCCATTTGGACCAATGGCACCTCATGACAATAGGTTTCGCTTTAGGACACCAAATGAAGGTGAGATGTTTGGCCCACGTTTCAGAGGCCATCCGAATGAATCGTTTCCTGGTGGACCGAGAGGTTTACGACCAAGGATGCCCTTTAGGAACAGACCTCCTGTGCCATGGGGTAGAGCACCACCAGGTTTTCCTCCCAGACCGAGAGGCCCACACTGGCAAGATGTCCCCGACCTAGGACCGCAAAGCCCTCCACCGATGCTAGGGCACCCAAGGAAAAGACGCAGAAGCTCCGGCTCTCCGCACAGAGGAGAACCAAGGCCTCTGATGGCTGTCAGGCCTACCAATGTCCCAAGAGATGGACCTACACTCTTTGATCCAAGAGGACACCAGTCACAACCTTTCCACCCAGAATCCTTCAGAGACCTACAGCCTCCAAAGCTTCCAAATAAAATGTCCATCCCACAATTTTTGGGTACCAAATCAGGAACGTTTGGAAAGTATTTGACTGAGATAAAAAGGAAG ttgaaaattGAACAGCATAAATCTGAAGCCAAGATAGATGCCAAGAAGAGTCAAGATGTCAAGTTTTTGTGCGATGTCTGTCAAGTCGGATTCACGACCAAGGAGGAAGAATCAGAACATAGAAATCAGCACAAACAG TGCGATGTGGAAGGTTGCAGATTCGAAGGAATTTCTAAGGTATTAGAGATCCACAAACAGCAGGCCCACCAGCCGAACATTCCAGCTGTTAAATGGTCAAGAGACACAGATGATGTTAAAGCCTGGCTAGAGGAACGAAAAAG aaatttcCCCACCAATGCCAACATCACAGCCAAGAAGGCAGTAGAAGAAGATAAGGAGCGAGTTGGGGCAGTCTTGGTGACAAAGGAATTTGG GAAAATGAgagggaagaagaagaaaatcgTTCAGACAACTGAAGGAGGTAATGAGGAGACGAAAGAGGATGAAACAACGGAAGAAAACGAAGTTAAAGAACAAGAAGCAGAGGAGGGTGAAAAGGAAGCTATGGCAACAAGTGATGAAGAAGGTACAAGCAATGATAAAACTGATGAGAAGGGTGACGTGGAGATGGAGAATACAGAGCAAAAAGAAGTTGAGAAGACTAAGATTGAGGGTGCTGTGGAGGAGAAGGAAGAGGAGAATATGACTGTTGATGAAG ATCTTACAGAATCCGATGATAAAGAGGTTGCTACTGAGAACATATCAGATGATAAACAAGACATCACAG ATCTTACAGAATCCAGTGATAAAGAGATTGCTACTGACAACAAATCAGGTGACAAGAAAAACATCTCAG ATCTTACAGAATCCAGTGATAAAGAGGTTGCTACAGAGAACAAATCAGGTGACCAGGAAGATAACGCAG ATCTTACAGAATCCGATGATAAAGAGGGTGCTACTGAGAACAAAACAGGTGATAAGCAAGACATCACAG TAACCAAGGAGGTAGTCTTTCAGCGTGTGAAGAAAGAAGTGGTCAGGAGATTCAAGAGTGGTAAGGGAAGCAAACGAGACGCCTGGCGAAACAGCCGACCAATCAAAAAGGGTGTTCCCGCTCCTGGAGGTCGTCAAAGTAAAGTAACCTTGTTGGAAATG CTTCTGGCACCAGAAATGAGGCATGAGAGGAATCTGGTGCTCCAGTGTGTACGACACACTGTCAACAATGACTTCTTTGAACCTAAGGAAGTGGCAGAAACAAAGGACGTAGGATCTAAGAACGAATCGATTCCTCCTGTCACGAAAGAGACGACCGCAAGTGATGAAGAACAGAATGTGGAAATTGGTACGAGAGCAAGAGAAGAGGAAGAACAAGATGAAGGAGGGAAAGTTGACAAAGGGATGTCTTCTTCAAAGCTGAAAGATGAAGATATGAACGAAGCAGATCAAATCGAGGATATGGCTTGTGAAGAAGATGGAAAGGTCCATCAAGAGGAGGTAGAAATGAGAGTTTTGACCGATGAAAGTGTAAAGGATGAAGCAAATAAGAGTCAAATggtgggggatggggaaggggatgCTAGTTGCTCTACAGGGACGATCGATCTTTCAGTGGGTGTTTCAGACCCCAAGGAGAAAACATTGCTTATCGGCGAAGAGAAGGAGACATCGGACCTCGGAGATGAAGAAATGATGGTTGATAATCACGATGACCATGATAAAGAACGGGATGCTGTTTCGGAGAAATTGCAACTTGGAACTGACGAAGATATTGACGCAAGTAGTGGCAAAGACAAAGTGGCCGCTAAGTTGATGGAAGATAAATTTGTTGTGGTTGAGGACATGGATGACTCTGAAGAAGTTGGAATGCCAGCTGAGCAGAAGATGGAGACTTCAGAGGGTCAACAAGAGTGGAAGATTACAGAAGAGGTAGCTGCAagtgttgatgatgatgaagatgatgatgatgatcaagGTGGGATAGGTGCAGGAATTGAAGAGGGGACCCAGGAGGGCACCACTCAGGGTGGTAGTGAAATGAGTACTATCGAAGTAATTAAAGAAATAGGTGATCCAGAGAATGTTGAGGCAGATACTTACAAACAGAAAGTAGATGTTGAGGAACAGTTTGAGGTCAGGGATGAAGATATGATTAGAGCTGATGATAAGATAAGGGTGCAAGGTGATGCCAAAGAGGAGGTAGCTAAGGGAACAGAAAATTCTGAAGAGGATGAAGCTCAGAAGGAATGTCTGACATCAGAGACTGGAGATGACTTAACAAACAAAAGTGATGGGTCTAACATGAAAGCAGCAGATGAGGAGGAGCAAGCAGTTGTCGATGAAGACACCGAAATTGATGAAACAGTCAAAAAGGACGAACAGAAGTCAAAAGAGGAGGATGAGGGGATGCCCACAGGGGAGGTTGAGGTACAGCTGGAAGAGGAGGAAAAGGGAAAACAGGAGGAGACTACTGAGGAGATTGACAAGAGTCAGGAACAGGATGTGGACAGCGGGGTAAAGCCAAAGAGGACATCGATGCGCAGATCCAGCAGGAGAAAACGTTAA
- the LOC139975400 gene encoding uncharacterized protein isoform X14 encodes MTNTLMHRHFKSAELSTYRDQHFRGNMTEQEKRLRLSSTLYIGNLSFFTTEEQIHELFSKCGDIKRIIMGLDKVKKTPCGFCFLEFYRREDAKHALMYISGTRLDDRIIRGDWDAGFVEGRQYGRGRSGGQVRDEYRAEYDGGRGGYGKVSAGQDKMGPKGPGPSSPRGLGPISSARSGHRSKRGHDQSQPMQHDKVAPCGPGPFSPRFPAAMPPRGPRHMQQRGNNWMPPRGPDHMMLTGPGPRQAGPFNMAPRGPPVRPHRGPVPMPPRVPLSMPPRGPGGMHSPKVGPPPHKRQHSMEGGGKFDKWSRRDPSPSPVQMGRPPFGPMAPHDNRFRFRTPNEGEMFGPRFRGHPNESFPGGPRGLRPRMPFRNRPPVPWGRAPPGFPPRPRGPHWQDVPDLGPQSPPPMLGHPRKRRRSSGSPHRGEPRPLMAVRPTNVPRDGPTLFDPRGHQSQPFHPESFRDLQPPKLPNKMSIPQFLGTKSGTFGKYLTEIKRKLKIEQHKSEAKIDAKKSQDVKFLCDVCQVGFTTKEEESEHRNQHKQCDVEGCRFEGISKVLEIHKQQAHQPNIPAVKWSRDTDDVKAWLEERKRNFPTNANITAKKAVEEDKERVGAVLVTKEFGKMRGKKKKIVQTTEGGNEETKEDETTEENEVKEQEAEEGEKEAMATSDEEGTSNDKTDEKGDVEMENTEQKEVEKTKIEGAVEEKEEENMTVDEDLTESDDKEVATENISDDKQDITDLTESSDKEIATDNKSGDKKNISDLTESSDKEVATENKSGDQEDNADLTESDDKGVATENKSGDKEDITDLTESDDKEGATENKTGDKQDITVTKEVVFQRVKKEVVRRFKSGKGSKRDAWRNSRPIKKGVPAPGGRQSKVTLLEMLLAPEMRHERNLVLQCVRHTVNNDFFEPKEVAETKDVGSKNESIPPVTKETTASDEEQNVEIGTRAREEEEQDEGGKVDKGMSSSKLKDEDMNEADQIEDMACEEDGKVHQEEVEMRVLTDESVKDEANKSQMVGDGEGDASCSTGTIDLSVGVSDPKEKTLLIGEEKETSDLGDEEMMVDNHDDHDKERDAVSEKLQLGTDEDIDASSGKDKVAAKLMEDKFVVVEDMDDSEEVGMPAEQKMETSEGQQEWKITEEVAASVDDDEDDDDDQGGIGAGIEEGTQEGTTQGGSEMSTIEVIKEIGDPENVEADTYKQKVDVEEQFEVRDEDMIRADDKIRVQGDAKEEVAKGTENSEEDEAQKECLTSETGDDLTNKSDGSNMKAADEEEQAVVDEDTEIDETVKKDEQKSKEEDEGMPTGEVEVQLEEEEKGKQEETTEEIDKSQEQDVDSGVKPKRTSMRRSSRRKR; translated from the exons ATGACGAACACTTTGATGCACAGGCACTTTAAAAGTGCAGAACTGAGTACATACAGAGATCAACATTTTCGG GGTAACATGACTGAGCAAGAGAAAAGACTCCGGCTGAGTAGTACACTATACATCGGAAACCTTTCCTTCTTTACAACCGAAGAACAAATCCATGAGCTTTTCTCGAAATGTGGAGATATAAAGCGCATCATCATGGGATTAGACAAAGTTAAGAAAACACCTTGTGGATTCTGTTTTCTTGA GTTTTACAGAAGAGAGGATGCCAAGCATGCATTAATGTATATAAGTGGTACAAGGCTAGATGACAGAATCATCAGAGGTGACTGGGATGCTGGTTTTGTGGAAGGAAGACAGTATGGGAGAGGCAGAAGTGGAGGACAG GTTCGTGATGAATACAGAGCAGAGTATGACGGTGGAAGGGGAGGATATGGCAAG GTCAGTGCTGGACAAGACAAAATGGGTCCTAAAGGACCAGGGCCATCATCACCTAGGGGATTAGGACCAATATCCTCTGCAAGATCAGGTCATAGGTCAAAGAGAGGCCATGATCAATCACAACCTATGCAGCATGATAAAGTGGCACCTTGTGGGCCAGGTCCATTTTCACCTAGATTTCCTGCAGCTATGCCACCAAGAGGACCACGTCACATGCAGCAAAGAGGCAATAATTGGATGCCACCAAGAGGACCAGACCATATGATGCTAACAGGTCCTGGCCCCAGGCAAGCAGGGCCATTTAATATGGCACCTCGAGGCCCACCTGTAAGACCACACAGAGGGCCTGTTCCAATGCCACCAAGAGTACCACTTTCTATGCCTCCAAGAGGCCCTGGTGGCATGCATTCCCCTAAGGTAGGGCCTCCACCACACAAAAGACAGCATTCTATGGAGGGAGGTGGGAAATTTGACAAATGGTCACGGAGAGATCCCAGCCCATCACCAGTGCAAATGGGTAGACCTCCATTTGGACCAATGGCACCTCATGACAATAGGTTTCGCTTTAGGACACCAAATGAAGGTGAGATGTTTGGCCCACGTTTCAGAGGCCATCCGAATGAATCGTTTCCTGGTGGACCGAGAGGTTTACGACCAAGGATGCCCTTTAGGAACAGACCTCCTGTGCCATGGGGTAGAGCACCACCAGGTTTTCCTCCCAGACCGAGAGGCCCACACTGGCAAGATGTCCCCGACCTAGGACCGCAAAGCCCTCCACCGATGCTAGGGCACCCAAGGAAAAGACGCAGAAGCTCCGGCTCTCCGCACAGAGGAGAACCAAGGCCTCTGATGGCTGTCAGGCCTACCAATGTCCCAAGAGATGGACCTACACTCTTTGATCCAAGAGGACACCAGTCACAACCTTTCCACCCAGAATCCTTCAGAGACCTACAGCCTCCAAAGCTTCCAAATAAAATGTCCATCCCACAATTTTTGGGTACCAAATCAGGAACGTTTGGAAAGTATTTGACTGAGATAAAAAGGAAG ttgaaaattGAACAGCATAAATCTGAAGCCAAGATAGATGCCAAGAAGAGTCAAGATGTCAAGTTTTTGTGCGATGTCTGTCAAGTCGGATTCACGACCAAGGAGGAAGAATCAGAACATAGAAATCAGCACAAACAG TGCGATGTGGAAGGTTGCAGATTCGAAGGAATTTCTAAGGTATTAGAGATCCACAAACAGCAGGCCCACCAGCCGAACATTCCAGCTGTTAAATGGTCAAGAGACACAGATGATGTTAAAGCCTGGCTAGAGGAACGAAAAAG aaatttcCCCACCAATGCCAACATCACAGCCAAGAAGGCAGTAGAAGAAGATAAGGAGCGAGTTGGGGCAGTCTTGGTGACAAAGGAATTTGG GAAAATGAgagggaagaagaagaaaatcgTTCAGACAACTGAAGGAGGTAATGAGGAGACGAAAGAGGATGAAACAACGGAAGAAAACGAAGTTAAAGAACAAGAAGCAGAGGAGGGTGAAAAGGAAGCTATGGCAACAAGTGATGAAGAAGGTACAAGCAATGATAAAACTGATGAGAAGGGTGACGTGGAGATGGAGAATACAGAGCAAAAAGAAGTTGAGAAGACTAAGATTGAGGGTGCTGTGGAGGAGAAGGAAGAGGAGAATATGACTGTTGATGAAG ATCTTACAGAATCCGATGATAAAGAGGTTGCTACTGAGAACATATCAGATGATAAACAAGACATCACAG ATCTTACAGAATCCAGTGATAAAGAGATTGCTACTGACAACAAATCAGGTGACAAGAAAAACATCTCAG ATCTTACAGAATCCAGTGATAAAGAGGTTGCTACAGAGAACAAATCAGGTGACCAGGAAGATAACGCAG ATCTTACAGAATCCGATGATAAGGGGGTTGCTACTGAGAACAAGTCAGGTGACAAGGAAGACATCACAG ATCTTACAGAATCCGATGATAAAGAGGGTGCTACTGAGAACAAAACAGGTGATAAGCAAGACATCACAG TAACCAAGGAGGTAGTCTTTCAGCGTGTGAAGAAAGAAGTGGTCAGGAGATTCAAGAGTGGTAAGGGAAGCAAACGAGACGCCTGGCGAAACAGCCGACCAATCAAAAAGGGTGTTCCCGCTCCTGGAGGTCGTCAAAGTAAAGTAACCTTGTTGGAAATG CTTCTGGCACCAGAAATGAGGCATGAGAGGAATCTGGTGCTCCAGTGTGTACGACACACTGTCAACAATGACTTCTTTGAACCTAAGGAAGTGGCAGAAACAAAGGACGTAGGATCTAAGAACGAATCGATTCCTCCTGTCACGAAAGAGACGACCGCAAGTGATGAAGAACAGAATGTGGAAATTGGTACGAGAGCAAGAGAAGAGGAAGAACAAGATGAAGGAGGGAAAGTTGACAAAGGGATGTCTTCTTCAAAGCTGAAAGATGAAGATATGAACGAAGCAGATCAAATCGAGGATATGGCTTGTGAAGAAGATGGAAAGGTCCATCAAGAGGAGGTAGAAATGAGAGTTTTGACCGATGAAAGTGTAAAGGATGAAGCAAATAAGAGTCAAATggtgggggatggggaaggggatgCTAGTTGCTCTACAGGGACGATCGATCTTTCAGTGGGTGTTTCAGACCCCAAGGAGAAAACATTGCTTATCGGCGAAGAGAAGGAGACATCGGACCTCGGAGATGAAGAAATGATGGTTGATAATCACGATGACCATGATAAAGAACGGGATGCTGTTTCGGAGAAATTGCAACTTGGAACTGACGAAGATATTGACGCAAGTAGTGGCAAAGACAAAGTGGCCGCTAAGTTGATGGAAGATAAATTTGTTGTGGTTGAGGACATGGATGACTCTGAAGAAGTTGGAATGCCAGCTGAGCAGAAGATGGAGACTTCAGAGGGTCAACAAGAGTGGAAGATTACAGAAGAGGTAGCTGCAagtgttgatgatgatgaagatgatgatgatgatcaagGTGGGATAGGTGCAGGAATTGAAGAGGGGACCCAGGAGGGCACCACTCAGGGTGGTAGTGAAATGAGTACTATCGAAGTAATTAAAGAAATAGGTGATCCAGAGAATGTTGAGGCAGATACTTACAAACAGAAAGTAGATGTTGAGGAACAGTTTGAGGTCAGGGATGAAGATATGATTAGAGCTGATGATAAGATAAGGGTGCAAGGTGATGCCAAAGAGGAGGTAGCTAAGGGAACAGAAAATTCTGAAGAGGATGAAGCTCAGAAGGAATGTCTGACATCAGAGACTGGAGATGACTTAACAAACAAAAGTGATGGGTCTAACATGAAAGCAGCAGATGAGGAGGAGCAAGCAGTTGTCGATGAAGACACCGAAATTGATGAAACAGTCAAAAAGGACGAACAGAAGTCAAAAGAGGAGGATGAGGGGATGCCCACAGGGGAGGTTGAGGTACAGCTGGAAGAGGAGGAAAAGGGAAAACAGGAGGAGACTACTGAGGAGATTGACAAGAGTCAGGAACAGGATGTGGACAGCGGGGTAAAGCCAAAGAGGACATCGATGCGCAGATCCAGCAGGAGAAAACGTTAA